ATCTTGACTCTTTCAATCTCACTCCCTCGTGCGCGCTGCCGCTCTCTTGCTCTCGCCCTCTCCCTCGCccttctcgccctctctcCCTTCCGGGGTTagctgagaagaaagaaaaaaggaagaaaaaaaaaaaaagaaattgccAGCAGAGCGTCCAGTCTTCCTCCTAGGACAACACGAGCTCTCGCGACGAAGCTGCTTTGTATTGGTAAGTTGGATCACGGAttctgttgttgctgttgctgtgccTGTTCCTCGTCTTCCCTGTCAGCTCTCCCGCAGCCACAGCTCTCCCCTCAGGTTCAGGGccgctcttcgtcttcccaCGCTATCCTTGCGGGAACCAGTCTCTAGCAGGCGACGCGACACAGTCTCTGGGCAAGGGGGACGGCCCCGAATCGATGCGCGGAGTTCTCAATTCCCTTTTGCCGAGGCAGCAGGTCCTCAAGTGTATGCACCTGCATGGACGTGCGCAGCTCGAGACTTGGATCAGCAGAAGCCAGCGGGCTCCAGACTTGTCCGGGGGGTTGGGCGGCCCACTCAGCGCATCAAGGCCTTGTGTCTCGTCGTGTAAACAAATCCATTGGCTGGGCCCTGTCACCACGACAGCCTCAATTGCTCCCCAACCTCTCCGCCGCCCAAAGCGTTTGCATCTGCTAATCATCCCGCCGTCGCGTCGTTGGACAGCCAGACCCTCTCCGCCCGTCTCATGACGACGTTTTATCCCTGACTTGCCCCACGAGAGCATAGCTGCACGTCGATTGATCTTGCAACCGCAATTCAGGTCGCCGCTCCCGTCGTTGCTGCCACCGCCCCGATTTCCGATCACGATCACGGACCCGACCATCCATAGCGACGACAACAGCGACGCTGCCGCCGCGAAACGAGCACCATGTCGGTCAAATTCGAGCGGGACACTGTCCAAACCTTTCAAGATGCGACCTCGAACGCTCTTCAGCCTTTCCAGCAGATGGCTGCCGATCAAGGCGGCGTAGTCCAGAGGACCATCAAGACCATCACCGAGAAGAGCGTCGACCAGGCGAGCGAGGCCGCCGACCGCGCTGCTGAGCGCGCCGCTGCTCTCGCCGAAGGACCTGGCCCGATCCGACGAGCTTTCGAAggcgctcctcctcttcccgGAACCAGTGGAAAGCACCCGATCTCCGAGGCCCTTGGCACGGCCCTGACGGGAGGAAAGTCCATGGCAGGCACCAAGGGTTATTTGGCGGTATGTTTTTACACCTAATTCTCTTTTATTGCGCGCGCGATATGAATGCGAAAAGGACCAAGGAAAATGAAGGCCGGCGTATTTTGGTGGACGATGTTGAAATTAGGTTTGGCTAACGGCTGGCTCGTCGCAATTTTAGGCCTACATCAAGGAGCTCGAGTCGAACCCTCTGCGCACCAAGATGCTCACGGCTGGTACCCTTGCCGGAGCTCAGGAGCTTCTCGCCTCGTGGCTGGCCAAGGACCGCAACAAGCATGGCAACTACTTCACCTCGCGCGTCCCCAAGATGGCTGCCTACGGAGCCTTGGTCAGCGCTCCTCTGGGTCACTTTCTCATCTGGCTCCTCCAGAAGCTCTTCAAGGGTCGCGTTAGTCTGCGTGCCAAGATTACGCAGATTGTCGTCAGCAACCTGGTGGTATGTGCTCCTTCAACCCCCCCTCGCCTACCTTAATCCAATCTCCATTCTGAAACGGAGTCGCCTCCCCCTCCAAATCTGATAAGCGAATTGCCCTTATTTCCATCATGACATCATTCGTATTATGCAAGAGATGCTGACGCTGTCATAGATTGCACCCATCCAGAACAGCATCTACCTGGTCGCCATGGCTCTCATTGCCGGCGCTCGAACATTCCACCAGGTTCGCGCCACCGTCAAGGTCGGTTTCTGGAGAGTCATGCGTATCTCCTGGCTCACTTCCCCCATCTGCTTGGCCTTTGCTCAGCAGTTCCTCCCTGACGAGCTCTGGGTCCCTTTCTTCAACTTGGTCTCCTTCGTCATTGGTACCTACATCAACACCctcaccaagaagaagcgtctCGCCGCCCTGCGCAAGAAGCACTACGGCGACACCCGTGAGACCCGTGAGACCCGTGACGGCCGTGACAGCCGTGACAACCGCCCTCCTCAGATGGGCCGCCCTGGTCCTGAGGACtaccctccccctccccacATGGGACCGAACCCCAACATGGGAGGACAGCATCCCGGCATGGGAGGACACAACCCTAATTACTAAAGACTACTGGGACCTAAAGCCTACAAATGATACCCTGGCGGCGAACATACGCTGGAGTACTCTCCCCTTCTAAGGCAGCCAGTCAGGGAAAACATCCATAATCTGAAGTGCGGGTGGGAGGTTCGAGAAAACCATATATTACGTTACGGGATATTCGGCAAGAGAAACGAGAGATGGGTCTGCGACGgtttgcttttgtttcttctccccttttcctttgaATTTTTCGAAAAGGGTGAAGAAAGACGACTGTCGATTGGAGCTTGTTAATACCTTTGTTTTACTTGGACTCAAAGGCTCCATGTGTCAAGACGATGACCTGCTCGTgctctcttttatttcttccaaGGAGAGATGGTTCATTGAATGGGAAAACGGGGGAGGTGTTTGCGTGCGTCTGGAAAGATGATGGCTTTGTTTGGAGGGGGAGGGCAACGCGATGTTTGTTAGTAATGACTTGGTTAGATGCTCCCTTGTATAAATGTTTTgattgactttttttttttctgttaaGTATTCTTGTTTCCTCCTCTTGTTCTGTTCTTCTATTTGTTTGTTCATGTTCCCCCTGTGTGCAAAAGTAGATAGAGTCTTGCGTGGACTTTGCCTTCTATTTAATTTGTAATGTCGTAGCTGTATCGTGGTGTTCGTGTGTATCGTGATAATTAAAGGGTATTTGGTCGTAAATTCGTGGGTCATTGTCAGTTTATCAGCATCGTCTCCAAGATGCGATTGGCGATAGATCTAAGAATCGGACTCGTTGCTTTCCTAGGCGATGATTCGGTGCCATAAGGCAGGTATGAGACGACGACTGTTTCGGCATCTGCTCCTCGAGGTTGAAAGATTTGGCTCAACTCGGTAGCATGATCCTTTTGTTGCTCGTTTGTCATTTTTTGCAATGCAATCCTCTTTCTGTCGCAGTTCTCCTTCAAGGTCCcgcatcgccgccatctGTATCAGCCATGACGCCCGGACTCCAATATTCCCACTCCCCCTTTGTCTGCTTGTCGACCCAGAGCATCCCTCCCGCCATCAAGTCTTCAATCACCGTCTTGCACCTGGCCACTTCCCACCCGAGATTGTCTCGCAACATGCCCACGCTCACATATCCCAGCACCTGCGCCGCCTCCACCACGGCCGCCTGGTCGGTGCTCAGCTCGCGCGGCACGCTCCGCACGTACTCCTTCCTGCCGACAGTGACAACGGCATAGCTCCCACCGAGGGGCTTGAGCGTCTCGACAGCACGGCGCACATCATCCTCGCTGATGGAATCAGCACCCTCCATGCGTCCCTTGGACACGCGGTCGCGCAGCTCCTTCAAGCCAATCAAGCCGCCATTCTCGCCCCTCGTCGCGCCGCAAACCTCAACAATGCGCACGGCCAGCTCAAAGTAGAAGTCGTTGACCGTcttgcccagcagctgcgCCCAGACGGAGCTTCCGGAGCCGCTGCTATGGCTGTTGGAGCTTGCCAGGGGGTCGACGCCGATGGCGGAGCACATGCGCGCAAACTGGGCGCGGAACGAAGGGTCGGAGCGTATGTCCTTTGCGTGCGTCGTGGCGAACTGCTGGAGGAGCGAGCGGAAGACGGCGAGCTGGGTCTCGAGGGCCTGGGCGTTGGTGGCGCGGAGGGAGGAGCCGTGGGAGGCGAATTGGGCGGAGGTGATGCGGGAGCGGTCGAAGGCGGCGATGCCGACGCCTTTGCGGGACatgatggcggtgatgatgagTTGTGGAGGAGGATTAGATATGATGGGTGTAGCTGCGGGGGAtggtcgaagaagaagggagagacgGATTTAcacgagaagaggagagaagagagactaGGAGGAGAGCTCTGTAGTGGTGGAGAAGATGTGCGTGTAGAACCAGAAATAGAAGTGGAGGAGACGAGACGATGGAGTAGAAAGAAGAGCTGAGTTGACGTTGAGAGTTCAATAGGAGGTTCATCTCGGCTTACGTAGGTAGTTTGTTGGAGGGGCTGTCTAGGTGCCTTTGGCGGGGCTGCCATGTAAGGTGGACGAGTTTAGGCGCCGAGCGGGCTGCAAGTCGCTGCTGACAAGGGGGGCTGATAGTGGACTTGCACTTTATGGAGCACTGAAGATGTTTGTCGATTCTACTAACGGAGTACAGATGAGTGCCCGCGGTTTTTATCGAATACAGTACCTTGGCCAGATGGAACgcgaagaggagaaaaaactAAATGCAAGCCAACAGACTAGATCATATTTAATTCTACGCAGCTGAAGCGTCccgaaaaaagaagaaagagaaaaaagaaaaaaaaagtcatccCGAGGCTGTACCATGCCCATCCCTTATCCCTTTGCTTTTGTGTCTTTATCCCATAACAGCGGAGATTCATCACATTAGCTATAAAGCCCCTTCTCTctgtgtctctctctctatttgcGGCATTCATAAAAAGTAGCATGTAGTCCCAGTGTCATAAACAAGTCCCCCTTTGCCTTTCTGGCTTTCCCGTTTCCATTCTTCCGGCAAACGGAGTCTAGTTTCTATATCCTCAAACAATCAAAAAAGCAATGGGCCTTTTCCCcttaatttcttcttctctctttacTGAGTGGCGCATTGGGCTTGGCCATCACCGggttcgtcgtcgtcttcccaTTCGTTTGCGAATCGAGGATCGCCTTGGTCAGCGCCCATCTggatataaagctttagcaATTCAGTTGTAAATAATAGTCAAAAGGGTCCGTCTGTTTGTATGCTTACCTCTTCAATATCGGCACCATCCTCGTACTCGACTTCGTCAatctcctcagcctccacGGCAGGCAGCGCTGGTGGCAGAATCTTTACCAGCGTCTCGTACGCAGACTCGTCCTTTAGCCAGTCGTCCTCAGGGAACTCAACCTTGACCAAGAGATACAGGTCTCCCTTGGCCTCACCCCTCTTCTGGGGCATACCCTCACCGGGGATCTTGATGCAGTCCACCGGTCTCAAGATCTTGCCCCGAGGTCGGTTAAGCTGGATGCCGCGGCCGTCAAGGTGCTTCAGCACCACGCGGTTGAATCCAGTCAGCGCTTCGCTCAGAGACACCGTCAGCTCTGCCGATAGATCGTTTCCGAGTCGAGAGAAGACATCGTGGGGCTCCTCGACCAGGGTGAAAATGATGTCGCCAGGAATCTGGTCGGGGTACTGATCCGCCTCTCCCTCCAAGACAATGCGCTCGCCCTGCATGGATCCGCGGGGGATGTAAATCTCCagcgccttcttctcctgagTTGTTCGCTTGCCCTTGCACTTCTTGCACCTATCCTTCTCCTTGTAGACCTTGCCGGATCCTGTGCAGTGATCGCACAGGACAGTCTCGCGTCGCATCATGCCAGGGCCGATCTGGCGGATAGCCTCAACCATGCCGTGGCCCTTGCAGCGCTCGCAGCTCGCGGgcttggccttttctttgcctCCAGAGCccttgcagatgctgcagacGACCTGCTTATTGGCCGAAAACTTGACCGTCTTGCCCTTGTATAATTCTTCGAGAGTAACCTTGTACTCCTGCTCTTCATCGGGTCCCTTTCGCGGCCTCATAGGTCCACCACCACCGGGGCCACCAGGACCGCCCATGCCAAATCCAAACATCTGAGACAGGATATCGTTCAAGTCGACCTCCGGGCCGCCGGGACCGCCTCTGGAGCCGTCAAAGGCAGCCATGCCGTGGGTATCGTAGAGATGGCGCTTGTCCTCATCGCTGAGAATTTCGTAGGCGCGGCTGGCCTCTTTGAACTTTGCTTCTGACTCTTCACGCTGGTCCTCGGGAACCTTGTCCGGGTGGTATTTCAGCGCGGCCTGTTAAAACTGTTAGTCGACATGTAGAGCATGGGATATACGACGCAGCGCGCCAGTGGTGCAGTACCTTGCGATAAGCCTTTTTGACCTGGTCGGGTGTTGCTGTTCTATCGATTTCAAGGATATCTAAAGAATGGGTCAGACGACAGCGCATCGATTaaaaagacaagagaggAACACggcgcaaaagaaaaaacaggtCCACCGATTCAGACGTACCGTAGAGATCAACCTCCCCGTCTGAAGCCATGGCGATGGctgggttttattttttttccctttgtttCTCAGGTAGGCAGATTCTCCCACCACTGGAAGGCGATTGCGGGAGTGGAAATCCAGAAAATCTTTTGGCGCGGCGCGGGGTCGATTCCTGGGAACCCGCAGTGCGAATTCTGGTTGCTGCCTTGGCaaaaaggacaaggacaggcgtcaagaaaaagaagaagaagaagaagaagaaggaaaacaaaagaattaACCAAAGTgacgagagaaagagaaaaggaaaaggaaaaaagaagcctcTTTGTCAGCTCGGTAATACAGCCCGATGGCAATTTGACAGGAAAAGACGGTCCGGCGGGCTGCTAAATTATTAGCAACGGGAGGCCCAGGATTTGCCGAAGCGCACGCTAACAGAGGCGCAAAGACAGTCAGTCACTGGCGGCTCAGGCCTGGAGGAATTGGATTGCTTGGCCAACAGTCGCCTGCATGGAGAAGTCGAGGTGACGTATCACAAGATGGGCGCAGCAAAGGCTTTTGGCATTGTGAATGCCTAATCTGTGATTTTTACTTTGGATggagtttttaatttaacacGGTGTTATATCATCTCTACTTCTTCACTCTGGAGGTATACCAGGATAGTCTCTTATACGTCTCTCTCGCCTATTCTGCGGTACCGAGCCCGAGGCTTTCTTTATCAGTCTTATCAGCAGCCATCTTTATGTAGAATGTACCCATGCACTCTCgcgcctgctgctggtacttTCCAACGCCACTTGTGGCGCCGGGTGTCGAAAATTTACGCCTCACGCCTAGTCGAGCAGCGCTGTGGAACGATTGGCCCAATGGACTTAGAAAATACTCAGGTACGAAGATATGAATGAGACCAGCAGACACTGCTGCAATTTTCCATCATGGCCTCGTCCGCCCTTCGGCTGAATCTGCGGAGAATAACCTGCCGTTCAATATGTGAATCAAACAAATGTGCGGCTGCCCACCACCTGAGCCGAAATTTCACTGCATCTGCGGGCCTCTGGCATGACAGGCAAAGCATCATCCCTAGCCAAAATGCCAATTCAGGCCAGAGACGGGCTTACAGTTCGGGGCTGAAAGGGCTTCGGaataaaaacaagaaagTCAGAGACGAGGCTTCTCAAGAATCAGATTCTCCCATGATCCTGGGCCAAAACGCAGACCTTCCAATCCGGGCACGATTTGCGCCATCTCCAACGGGATACCTACACCTGGGGTCACTGCGAACAGCGCTGTTCAATAAATTGGCTGTGAGTGCCTCGAATGGAGGTGCTTTTATTCTTCGCATTGAGGATACAGACCAGGTACGGTTTAGTTTGGACAGTAGAAAGAGAACAAAGGAACTAAATTTGTTTACAGAATCGTCTGGTCAAGGACGCCGAAGAACGGTTGATGAAAGACCTCAAATGGGCAGGGCTTTCATGGGATGAAGGACCTGATTGTGGTGGGCCATACGGTCCCTACAGGCAAGTAAGTTGAAAGGAGATACTCCAACAAGCACTGCTTCAGTTAACAGAGTATAGTCCGAGAGGCTGCCGGTTTACCATGAACATGTACAAAAGTTGCTGGACCATGATCATGCCTACCGATGCTTCTGCACTTCTGAACAGCTGGAATCTCAAAAGCGTGAGCTGCACGAGGCCGGCAAGCCCACCATTTACCCCGGGACATGTCGCTCCATAGATGCCGCCGAATCTGATCGCAGAGCAAAGGCTGGAGAGTCCCACGTGGTTCGCTTCAAGAGTAACAAGTTTGGTCGGCCCAAGCTTCGCGATGCCATCTACGGGCCATTTCAGAAGAAGGATATGGAAGAGGATTTTATCCTGATGAAAACGGATGGATTCCCCACGTATCACCTCGCCAACGTTGTCGATGACCACCTGATGAAAATTACACATGTTATTCGCGGCGAGGTATGTGACTTGCCATTTCCGACTTTCAGCAGAACATGTAATTAACCATGTCGATACAGGAATGGCTCATTTCAACGCCGAAACACATTGCTTTATATGAGGCATTCGGCTGGCAGGCCCCGATATTCGCCCATCTCGGCTTATTAGTGGACATTGACGGCAGCAAGCTCAGCAAACGAAACGATAGCGTCAACATATCCAAATACCAAAAGGAGGGCACATTCCCCATGGCCCTACTTGCCTGGCTGGCAAATCTTGGTTCTTCGTTCAAGCGGGACGTGCAGCCGCCTCGCACCGTTGCAGATGTAGCTAATGCTGTAAGAGTTTTCCCATCTGTTGAGTATCTTGAAACAGTGCTAACATCAGATAGCTGACGTTTAAATTTACCCGAGGCGGTATCAAACTAAACCTAGCAAAGCTTGAACATTTCAATAGCAGATACCGGGATGCAATGCTCTGGAAGCCCATCCCTGCATTGGCTGACCAAGAGGCAAAACTCATTGATCAGCACTTGACACAACCTGTTTTGAAGGAAATCGAAAAGGTTACAAACGGTGATATTGAAAACGCGGAACTCACAGCAAGAGAGTGGCGGTTGCCCCTTGAGCTCGTTCCAACACTGTCTGATGCCGAAAAGAAAGCTCAATACGTGTACAAAGCCCTTGTTTCAAAACAAGGAGGCTTTCAATCTCCCAGCCAGCTTGTATCTCAGCATCCGTATCTCTTTTGGCGGGTGCCCTTGAACGTTTACAAGATGTCTCTAACAAAGGCACGACCAGAGCAAAAGGTCATTGACGCTCTGAAAGATGTAATCCCTCAAGAAGGCCTCTGGAACGGCGATTGCACCGAGGTGATGCAAGCTATACAGTCAAAAGTCGAACCTCAAGGAGTCGATCAGCTTACTGTTCATAATGCACTGCGGGTAGTTGCTGCCGGCGGGCAAGACGTCGTCTCTCAGAGCAGTTCTAGGATGCTCATGTTGTTAGGAAGAAAGGAGTGGTCGTATAGACTTGATATTGTCATACGGCTTTTGAACGACCTGGGGGAAAACTAATTGGACTGGCTTGAAACAAAACTTTGTAATGTTTGCCTTTTCCGTGGTTGAAAAGAGGGTGGATTGAATGAGAAGTTGTGTTGCAGGAGTTATGATTTGTTCATGTTTACGATTCCTCTACTGTATCTATATAAAGGGCAACCTCAGTCGCCGAAGACAAATGATGAGCAGCAAACTCAATTACTACTTGCAAAGAAATCCTGCAACATCAAACTCTCACAACTCCAAGCTTtcacctcctccacctaACACTTTCCAACCTCAAGCATACCAACAGACAATCTACAGTATCGCTTACAATACTGCATCAATACCAACTCGGAATATTCAAGCAACACTGACTCGGTGAAAATGCCCTTCATTGAGGACCGTGCTATATCATGGGAAGAATGCGCCAGCTTTGTTAAAAGAGACATCTCAAAACTTGAGCGGGCTATCAGAGAGGGCAAGGATATCGCG
The Trichoderma asperellum chromosome 7, complete sequence DNA segment above includes these coding regions:
- a CDS encoding uncharacterized protein (EggNog:ENOG41~TransMembrane:4 (i162-181o201-222i243-259o265-283i)); protein product: MSVKFERDTVQTFQDATSNALQPFQQMAADQGGVVQRTIKTITEKSVDQASEAADRAAERAAALAEGPGPIRRAFEGAPPLPGTSGKHPISEALGTALTGGKSMAGTKGYLAAYIKELESNPLRTKMLTAGTLAGAQELLASWLAKDRNKHGNYFTSRVPKMAAYGALVSAPLGHFLIWLLQKLFKGRVSLRAKITQIVVSNLVIAPIQNSIYLVAMALIAGARTFHQVRATVKVGFWRVMRISWLTSPICLAFAQQFLPDELWVPFFNLVSFVIGTYINTLTKKKRLAALRKKHYGDTRETRETRDGRDSRDNRPPQMGRPGPEDYPPPPHMGPNPNMGGQHPGMGGHNPNY
- a CDS encoding uncharacterized protein (BUSCO:EOG092D3VJX) → MSRKGVGIAAFDRSRITSAQFASHGSSLRATNAQALETQLAVFRSLLQQFATTHAKDIRSDPSFRAQFARMCSAIGVDPLASSNSHSSGSGSSVWAQLLGKTVNDFYFELAVRIVEVCGATRGENGGLIGLKELRDRVSKGRMEGADSISEDDVRRAVETLKPLGGSYAVVTVGRKEYVRSVPRELSTDQAAVVEAAQVLGYVSVGMLRDNLGWEVARCKTVIEDLMAGGMLWVDKQTKGEWEYWSPGVMADTDGGDAGP
- a CDS encoding uncharacterized protein (BUSCO:EOG092D0T3V), producing the protein MASSALRLNLRRITCRSICESNKCAAAHHLSRNFTASAGLWHDRQSIIPSQNANSGQRRAYSSGLKGLRNKNKKVRDEASQESDSPMILGQNADLPIRARFAPSPTGYLHLGSLRTALFNKLAVSASNGGAFILRIEDTDQNRLVKDAEERLMKDLKWAGLSWDEGPDCGGPYGPYRQSERLPVYHEHVQKLLDHDHAYRCFCTSEQLESQKRELHEAGKPTIYPGTCRSIDAAESDRRAKAGESHVVRFKSNKFGRPKLRDAIYGPFQKKDMEEDFILMKTDGFPTYHLANVVDDHLMKITHVIRGEEWLISTPKHIALYEAFGWQAPIFAHLGLLVDIDGSKLSKRNDSVNISKYQKEGTFPMALLAWLANLGSSFKRDVQPPRTVADVANALTFKFTRGGIKLNLAKLEHFNSRYRDAMLWKPIPALADQEAKLIDQHLTQPVLKEIEKVTNGDIENAELTAREWRLPLELVPTLSDAEKKAQYVYKALVSKQGGFQSPSQLVSQHPYLFWRVPLNVYKMSLTKARPEQKVIDALKDVIPQEGLWNGDCTEVMQAIQSKVEPQGVDQLTVHNALRVVAAGGQDVVSQSSSRMLMLLGRKEWSYRLDIVIRLLNDLGEN